Part of the Pirellulales bacterium genome is shown below.
TAGGGCAAAAAATCAGGCGGAAACCATAACGGAGAGCATTTTCATGAAACCCATGTATGTCGTGCTGGGAATCCTGGCGCTGGTGGTGGTGGTGGGAATCGGCGGCTGGATTTCCACCTACGGCGCCCTTAACACCGGCAATCAGGCTGTGAAAGAAAGCTGGAGCAACGTCCAATCCACGCTCCAGCGCCGCGCCGATCTCATTCCCAATCTCGTAAACACGGTGAAGGGCTATGCCACGCACGAAGAAAAAACACTCACCGAAGTGACCGAAGCCCGCGCCAAACTTGGCTCGGTCATTATCAATACGGACAACACCGACCCCGCAGCCATGAAGCAGCTTCAGGAAGCTCAGTCGCAAATGGCCGGTGCGCTCTCGCATTTAATCGCCGTGGCCGAGCAGTATCCCAACCTTAAAGCCGACCAAAGCTTTCTCGATTTGCAAAGCCAGCTCGAAGGAACCGAAAACCGCATCAATGTGGCCCGCGAGCGCTACAACGAAGATGCCCGAAATTACAACGTCAAGGTGAACGGCTTTTTCGCCCGTTTCATCGCCAACTCCTACGGCTTCAAGCCGGCCGAGTATTTCGAGGCCGCGCCCGAAGCCCAAAAAGCGCCGGAAGTCAAATTTTGAAACACCCTGTCGCTGCACAATCACTTCGCTGCCTTGCCCTGTGCGCCGCACTGCTGACGGCGTCAGCCGCTCGCGCCGCGCCGGCAATTCCCAAGCTCGAAGGCCGCGTCAATGATTATGCCCATGTCCTTTCCCCCGCCGACATCCAGCGCTTGGATGAATTCCTGGCAAACGAGGAACATCAAACCAGCAATCAAATGGTGATCCTTACGATTCCCTCGCTGGATGGCGATGACATCGAAGATTTCGCCAACAAAGTTTTCCGCGATTGGAAACTCGGCCAAAAAGGCAAAGATAATGGCGTTCTTCTGGTGGCAGCCATCAAAGATCGGAAAATGTGGATCGAAGTTGGCTTCGGACTCGAAGGTGTTTTGACCGATGCCATCACGTCGCAAATTTATCGCAATGAAATCGTACCCAGATTCAAAACCGGTAATTACGCCGATGGATTTTGGGTCAGCGTCACGGCCATCGACAAAGTGATTCATGGGGAATACAAGGGAAGCAATGCACAGCGCCAAGCTCCCTCTGCCGTGCATATTGAGCCCGGCTTTGTGCTGTTCTGGATGATCTTCTTCATCATCGTGTTGGTTTCCCACGTTCGCTTCCGACGCTACCGCAATCATTGGATTGGGCCGTACTGGATTTATGGTTCCGGCGGCGGGTTTTCCGGCGGTGGCTTCTCCGGCGGAGGATTTTCCGGTGGCGGCTTTTCCGGTGGTGGTGGATTTTCCGGCGGTGGAGGAAGTTCAGGTGGCGGCGGAGCCGGCGGCGGCTGGTAGAATAACTTTCGCCATGCCTGCGCCCCCATCCAATTCGAACTCCGCAAACCTGTTGCCCATTGTCGAGCGGCCCGCCGCGCCGCAAAACGCGTATCTCTCGGCCGCGCTGCCGATTCTCGATTCGCCCCCCGCCGGCTACATCCCGCCCCGCGGACCCTACATCGACCACGTCGGCTCACTGGCGCAGCGCCGGCAAGACTCCCACTCTCAATCACCTCCTCACCCCCTCACCTCCTCACCCGCTCGTTCCCCATTCCCCACTCCCCATTCCCCATTCACGCCGCTTCCCATGTCGCGGCAGGAAATGGACCGCCGCAACTGGTCCTCCGTCGACATCGTCTTCGTCACAGGCGATGCCTACGTCGATCACCCCAGTTTCGCCATGGCTCTACTCGGCCGCTTGCTCGAAGACGAAGGCTTTCGCGTCGCCATGCTCAGCCAGCCCGATTGGCATTCCTGCGAACCCTGGCGCACCTTCGGCCGGCCGCGGCTCTTTTTCGCCATCAGCGCCGGCAACATGGATTCGATGATCAACCACTACACCGCCAACCGCAAAGTCCGCAACGACGATGCCTACAGCCCCGGCGGTCGCATTGGCCGTCGCCCCGACCGCGCCACACTCGCCTACTGCCAGCGCGCCCGCGAGGCGTACAAAGGCGTGCCGATAATTGCCGGCGGCGTCGAAGCCAGTTTGCGGCGTTTGGCGCATTACGATTATTGGAGCGACAAAGTCCGCCGCTCAATCGTGCTGGACGCCAAGTGCGATCTGCTCGTGTACGGCATGGGTGAGCGGCCGATTATCGAAATCGCCCACCAGCTTGCCGCCGGCGCCACCGTGAAAGATCTCCGCCACCTCCGCGGCGTCGCCTACCGCCTCGGCGCGAGAGAAGCATTGTCTATTTCCGAATCTTCGACCCTCGCCCCTCGTCCCTCACCCCTCGTCCCCCATTCCCCGCTCCCTGATTCCCCACTCCCCACTCCCCATTCCCCATTCTCTGCTCCCACCATCACACTGCCGCCGTACGAACAGATTTCCGGCGTCGACGAAAAATCGAAGCGCGCCTTCTGCACGCTCACCAAAATTTCGCATCAGGAAACCAATCCGCACAACGCCAAGCGGTTGGTGCAATTTCACGGCCCGGAAGCCGTTGTCGTCAATCCCGGCGCGCTGCCGCTCACGCAGGCCGAAATGGACCGCGTTTACGGCCTGCCGTTCACGCGCTTGCCGCACCCCAGTTACGGCGGCGAAAAAATTCCCGCCTACGACGTGGTGAAGCATTCCGTGCAAATCATGCGCGGCTGCTTCGGCGGCTGCACG
Proteins encoded:
- a CDS encoding LemA family protein; translated protein: MKPMYVVLGILALVVVVGIGGWISTYGALNTGNQAVKESWSNVQSTLQRRADLIPNLVNTVKGYATHEEKTLTEVTEARAKLGSVIINTDNTDPAAMKQLQEAQSQMAGALSHLIAVAEQYPNLKADQSFLDLQSQLEGTENRINVARERYNEDARNYNVKVNGFFARFIANSYGFKPAEYFEAAPEAQKAPEVKF
- a CDS encoding YgiQ family radical SAM protein; this encodes MAAFPVVVDFPAVEEVQVAAEPAAAGRITFAMPAPPSNSNSANLLPIVERPAAPQNAYLSAALPILDSPPAGYIPPRGPYIDHVGSLAQRRQDSHSQSPPHPLTSSPARSPFPTPHSPFTPLPMSRQEMDRRNWSSVDIVFVTGDAYVDHPSFAMALLGRLLEDEGFRVAMLSQPDWHSCEPWRTFGRPRLFFAISAGNMDSMINHYTANRKVRNDDAYSPGGRIGRRPDRATLAYCQRAREAYKGVPIIAGGVEASLRRLAHYDYWSDKVRRSIVLDAKCDLLVYGMGERPIIEIAHQLAAGATVKDLRHLRGVAYRLGAREALSISESSTLAPRPSPLVPHSPLPDSPLPTPHSPFSAPTITLPPYEQISGVDEKSKRAFCTLTKISHQETNPHNAKRLVQFHGPEAVVVNPGALPLTQAEMDRVYGLPFTRLPHPSYGGEKIPAYDVVKHSVQIMRGCFGGCTFCSITAHEGRIIQSRSQESVLAEIQRMRQTQPDFTGVVSDIGGPTANMYQMKCSRHEVEAVCRRLSCVHPTICKLLGTDHGPLIDLMQQSRQLPGVKKVLVASGIRMDLARRDPKYMRELAQHHVGGHLKVAPEHTDPGVLDLMKKPSNDDFEKFGEQFRRQSKAAGKQQYLIPYYISSHPGSDLSAMIELALFLKRNHYRPDQVQDFIPSPFDIAACMYHTGYDPFTMKPVYIAKHLRDRRLQRALLQFFKPENYFEVRKALEQAGRQDLIGSGCDCLIPVRPPKEALSRRRRKANESLNDVSGDHIRGSHPGAARVSKRSSAKSPSPLVGEGRGEGKKRKLTAEGAKDAKKAKQKNHSVGYRPGRKNANRKSRNG
- a CDS encoding TPM domain-containing protein, with product MKHPVAAQSLRCLALCAALLTASAARAAPAIPKLEGRVNDYAHVLSPADIQRLDEFLANEEHQTSNQMVILTIPSLDGDDIEDFANKVFRDWKLGQKGKDNGVLLVAAIKDRKMWIEVGFGLEGVLTDAITSQIYRNEIVPRFKTGNYADGFWVSVTAIDKVIHGEYKGSNAQRQAPSAVHIEPGFVLFWMIFFIIVLVSHVRFRRYRNHWIGPYWIYGSGGGFSGGGFSGGGFSGGGFSGGGGFSGGGGSSGGGGAGGGW